The following coding sequences lie in one Arachis ipaensis cultivar K30076 chromosome B05, Araip1.1, whole genome shotgun sequence genomic window:
- the LOC107641786 gene encoding putative disease resistance protein RGA4, protein MATALLGIVIGNLQNFVQNELATICGVESHTVKLCSNLNSIHAVLQDAEEKQITERAVKLWLQKLSDAAYVLDDILDECSIESNRLVLKAHVMCFACFHPRIILFRRDIGRRMKEITKRFHEIDEERRKFELRAGVAEREQEDDQWRQTSSVRTEQHLYGRDQDRDEILKFLLSHSGNSDELSVYPIVGIGGLGKTTLAQWIFNDDCVIKHFDLRIWVCISNDFNIMRILQSIVESITLQNPNLSTLESMQKKVQEMLLRKRYLLVLDDAWNEDQEEWKKLKCMLQCGSGVRGSVILVTTRNESVASIMETCSIHRLLPLSENDNWSLFKHHAFGNNEESAELEKIGKEIVKKCVGSPLASKVLGSLLRNKSEKQQWLGIKESKIWNISGGDAIMRALRISYFNLKLSLRQCFSFCAIYPEDFRILKEELIHLWMANGLIKSEGNLEVEHVGNDVWDELCQRSFFEEVKVDLFGNVTFKIHDLFHELAQSIVGEECKVSKSANLSNLSSRLHHISLVGLDGESKFNMGAFKKVESLRTFIEFDSFVLFNSHGLPPFNSLRALSMSSMQLSALKSLTHLRYLNICNSLIITLPECISMLRKLQVLKLYSCFYLRSLPKHLTCLQDLRHLSIQRCPSLVSMPSKIGTLKCLKTLSTFIVDSKAGSSIAELRDLNLGGKLHIKGLENVLSESDARAANLISKKNLNRLYLSWGNNNADSEKVLNGLEPHSNLKSFGMKGYGGTQLAPWLRNTSLLSSLVSVTFHHCKSCKQLPPLGKLPHLTYLSICGMEGVEHINDDSYEGFEEKAFKSLKKLMLHGLPNFISMLKDEGAEMLPNLLEVSISSVPKFKLPCLPSVKNLEIQDMASFPVEIVHNLDHVETLCVEYFPKLKALPDVLCSLSLLQTLEIGYCDELEFFSENVLQGLNSLRALSIHRYKKLKSLSEGVRHLTYLQCLDIAYCPELVAVPSSVNVLTTLHHVTIIGGDHNRVLPKGLQGIPSLQTLSLYNVDSLPEWLGDMTSLQELRISYCPELKSLPSSFGQLTNLHKLLIEKSPMLEKRCKRITGEDWQHIAHISELKLVSGHRRTFCEKIRFNWNSRKILFHNLMNGDQCLYLDDEFDMIADDPKFN, encoded by the exons ATGGCTACTGCTTTACTTGGAATTGTCATTGGAAACTTGCAGAATTTTGTCCAGAATGAGCTTGCAACAATTTGCGGGGTTGAATCACATACCGTAAAGCTATGTAGTAACCTCAATTCAATCCATGCAGTGCTCCAAGATGCTGAAGAGAAGCAAATTACAGAGCGTGCTGTGAAGCTTTGGCTGCAGAAGCTTTCAGATGCAGCATATGTGCTTGATGATATCTTAGATGAATGTTCAATAGAATCCAACCGTCTAGTGCTTAAGGCACATGTTATGTGCTTTGCCTGTTTTCATCCCAGGATCATTCTGTTTCGTCGTGACATTGGTAGGAGGATGAAAGAGATTACCAAAAGATTCCATGAGATTGATGAAGAGAGGAGGAAGTTTGAGTTGCGTGCAGGTGTCGCAGAGAGGGAGCAAGAAGATGATCAATGGCGCCAGACGAGTTCTGTCCGAACTGAGCAGCACTTGTATGGAAGAGATCAAGACAGAGATGAAATTTTGAAGTTTCTTTTAAGCCATTCTGGCAACAGTGATGAGCTCTCCGTCTATCCCATTGTTGGTATTGGAGGACTTGGAAAAACAACACTTGCTCAATGGATCTTCAATGATGATTGTGTAATCAAACACTTTGACCTCAGAATTTGGGTTTGCATTTCCAATGATTTTAACATAATGAGAATTTTGCAGTCCATTGTAGAATCCATCACCTTACAAAACCCCAACCTCTCTACTTTAGAATCAATGCAAAAGAAAGTTCAAGAGATGTTACTCCGCAAAAGGTATTTACTTGTTCTAGACGACGCGTGGAATGAGGATCAAGAAGAATGGAAGAAGTTGAAATGCATGTTACAATGTGGAAGCGGAGTAAGAGGTTCTGTAATTTTGGTAACTACTCGAAATGAAAGTGTTGCATCCATCATGGAAACATGCTCTATTCATCGCCTCTTACCTTTATCCGAGAATGACAACTGGTCATTGTTCAAACACCATGCATTTGGCAATAACGAAGAAAGTGCAGAGcttgaaaagataggaaaggaAATCGTGAAAAAATGTGTAGGTTCCCCTCTTGCATCCAAAGTACTTGGAAGCCTTCTACGCAACAAAAGTGAGAAACAACAATGGCTTGGTATAAAGGAAAGTAAGATTTGGAATATATCCGGAGGTGATGCGATCATGCGTGCTCTGAGAATAAGCTACTTTAATTTGAAGTTGTCGCTAAGGCAGTGCTTTTCTTTTTGTGCCATTTACCCTGAAGACTTTCGAATCTTGAAAGAAGAGCTAATTCATCTCTGGATGGCAAATGGGCTTATTAAGTCAGAAGGAAATTTGGAGGTTGAGCATGTTGGCAACGATGTGTGGGATGAATTGTGTCAGAGATCATTTTTTGAAGAAGTGAAGGTTGATTTATTTGGAAATGTTACATTCAAGATTCATGATTTATTCCATGAACTTGCTCAATCTATTGTAGGGGAAGAGTGTAAGGTTTCTAAGTCTGCAAACTTGAGTAATCTGTCAAGTAGACTCCACCATATAAGTTTGGTAGGCTTGGATGGAGAATCCAAATTCAACATGGGTGCCTTCAAGAAAGTTGAATCCCTAAGGACTTTTATTGAGTTTGATTCGTTTGTTTTGTTTAATTCACATGGCTTGCCACCATTCAATTCTCTCCGAGCATTAAGCATGAGCTCTATGCAACTCTCTGCACTCAAAAGCTTAACACACTTGAGGTACTTAAATATTTGCAATAGTTTGATCATAACATTGCCTGAGTGTATTTCTATGCTGCGGAAATTGCAAGTTCTAAAACTGTATTCTTGCTTTTATCTCCGTTCCTTACCTAAACACTTGACATGCCTACAAGATCTTAGACATCTCTCCATTCAAAGGTGTCCGTCATTAGTATCAATGCCCTCGAAAATCGGTACACTGAAATGTCTCAAGACATTGAGTACTTTCATTGTGGATTCAAAAGCTGGGTCTAGCATAGCCGAGTTACGCGATCTTAATCTTGGAGGCAAGCTACATATCAAAGGACTTGAGAATGTCCTCAGTGAAAGTGATGCTAGGGCTGCTAATTTGATTAGTAAGAAGAACCTGAATCGTTTATACTTGTCCTGGGGCAATAATAATGCAGATTCAGAAAAGGTGCTTAATGGCCTTGAGCCTCATTCAAATCTCAAAAGTTTTGGGATGAAGGGTTATGGAGGAACACAATTGGCCCCTTGGTTGAGAAATACCTCACTTCTCTCAAGCTTAGTCAGTGTTACATTTCACCATTGCAAAAGTTGTAAGCAACTTCCTCCCCTTGGTAAGTTACCTCATTTAACTTATCTTTCTATATGTGGAATGGAAGGTGTGGAACACATCAATGATGACTCGTATGAAGGCTTTGAGGAGAAGGCTTTCAAGTCCTTAAAGAAACTAATGCTACATGGGTTGCCAAACTTTATCTCTATGTTGAAAGATGAAGGAGCAGAGATGCTGCCTAATCTTCTAGAAGTTAGTATTTCATCTGTTCCCAAATTTAAATTGCCATGCCTTCCATCTGTCAAGAATCTTGAAATTCAAGACATGGCTTCCTTCCCAGTAGAAATTGTGCATAATTTGGATCATGTTGAGACACTATGCGTTGAATACTTCCCTAAACTCAAGGCATTACCGGATGTATTGTGCAGCCTCAGCTTGTTACAAACTTTAGAAATCGGATATTGCGATGAGCTTGAGTTTTTCTCAGAAAATGTTCTGCAAGGTCTGAACTCACTTCGAGCTTTGAGCATTCATCGCTACAAGAAGTTGAAGTCTTTATCCGAAGGTGTGAGACACCTAACTTATCTCCAGTGCCTTGACATCGCATACTGTCCAGAGCTGGTGGCTGTACCAAGCAGCGTGAATGTGCTAACTACCCTCCACCACGTTACAATCATCGGCGGGGACCATAATCGAGTTCTTCCAAAAGGCTTGCAGGGTATCCCTTCCCTACAAACTTTGAGTCTATATAATGTAGATTCATTGCCAGAATGGTTAGGAGACATGACTTCTCTTCAAGAATTACGCATCAGTTACTGCCCTGAGTTGAAATCATTGCCAAGTAGCTTTGGACAATTAACAAACTTGCACAAGTTATTAATTGAGAAAAGTCCAATGTTGGAGAAGCGATGCAAAAGGATAACAGGGGAAGATTGGCAACATATAGCTCACATCTCAGAACTCAAATTGGTTTCAGGACACAGAAGGACATTTTGTG AGAAAATCAGGTTTAATTGGAATTCAAGGAagattttatttcataatttgaTGAACGGTGATCAGTGCCTTTATTTGGATGATGAATTTGACATGATAGCTGATGATCCAAAATTCAATTAA
- the LOC107643371 gene encoding CDK-activating kinase assembly factor MAT1, producing the protein MVISNNPHNKEIAIRRRIANIFNKREDDFPSLREYNDYLEEVEDMTFNLIEGIDVAAIEARIAKYQEENTEQIMINRARKAEELAAALAASKGQPVQTDNDAAANQNSQAGFGAAPQGLYAPTFAGQPRPTGMAPQPLPLGGGDMLGYADDEETMRLRAERGAKAAGWSMEISRKRALEEAFGSMWVY; encoded by the exons ATGGTGATCTCCAACAATCCCCACAATAAGGAAATAGCCATAAGGAGGAGGATTGCTAACAT ATTTAATAAACGTGAAGATGATTTTCCTTCTTTGAGAGAATACAATGATTATTTGGAGGAAGTAGAGGACATGA CATTCAATTTGATTGAAGGAATAGATGTTGCTGCTATTGAAGCAAGAATTGCTAAGTATCAGGAAGAAAATACAGAGCAAATAATGATTAATCGGGCCCGAAAG GCTGAAGAATTGGCTGCAGCTCTGGCAGCAAGCAAGGGCCAACCTGTACAAACAGACAATGATGCG GCTGCAAACCAAAATTCGCAAGCAGGGTTTGGTGCAGCTCCTCAGGGACTGTATGCACCTACATTTGCAGGACAGCCAAGACCCACTGGCATGGCTCCACAACCTTTACCGCTTGGTGGTGGTGACATGTTGGGATATGCAGATGATGAAGAAACAATGCGGCTACGAGCCGAAAGAGGTGCAAAGGCTGCAGGATGGAGTATGGAAATAAGCAGGAAGAGGGCACTTGAAGAAGCCTTTGGAAGCATGTGGGTTTATTAA